The following proteins are encoded in a genomic region of Ornithodoros turicata isolate Travis chromosome 6, ASM3712646v1, whole genome shotgun sequence:
- the LOC135396928 gene encoding large ribosomal subunit protein uL22m-like — MFSLCRSALQRVIFTPALKTSLSPSFNLVQETLNANFATSPVTFKEPIPTPRKWPSQNKIVYPPQQPGEPRREAWVCHYRNQIKYSPKKLLALSQFVRGMSVDEAIKQLEFIHKKGAKVMIEVLKEAQEMAVRDHHVEYKSNLWVADSFVGKGQYIKGLRRNARRRITILKYRYCHYFVRLVEGKPPEYIYSPPKTAEDKLKEYMQELRDRRITHGM, encoded by the coding sequence ATGTTCTCACTGTGCCGGTCGGCGCTTCAGCGTGTCATCTTCACGCCCGCTCTGAAGACCTCTCTCAGCCCATCATTTAATCTCGTTCAAGAAACTCTGAACGCAAACTTCGCGACATCACCTGTCACCTTCAAAGAACCAATTCCGACTCCTCGAAAATGGCCTTCGCAGAACAAGATAGTATACCCTCCTCAACAACCCGGAGAACCCCGACGCGAGGCCTGGGTATGCCACTATAGAAACCAGATCAAATATTCTCCAAAGAAGCTCCTCGCCCTCTCGCAGTTCGTCCGCGGCATGTCTGTAGACGAGGCCATTAAGCAGCTTGAATTCATCCACAAGAAAGGTGCAAAAGTCATGATAGAAGTCTTGAAGGAAGCCCAGGAGATGGCCGTGAGGGACCACCACGTAGAATACAAGTCAAACTTGTGGGTTGCAGATTCGTTTGTGGGGAAAGGACAGTACATAAAAGGATTGCGGAGAAATGCGCGGAGGAGGATCACAATTTTGAAGTACAGGTACTGCCACTACTTTGTGAGGCTGGTGGAAGGCAAACCACCGGAGTACATTTACAGCCCACCCAAGACTGCAGAAGATAAGCTGAAAGAGTACATGCAAGAGCTGCGAGATAGGCGCATTACCCACGGGATGTAG